A stretch of Desulfobacter hydrogenophilus DNA encodes these proteins:
- a CDS encoding gamma-glutamyl-gamma-aminobutyrate hydrolase family protein — MPVVIAIAANTEHNKNGQTITSVPVVYSHCVQQAGAVPVILPPTGDEQTVALMLSRVSGLILPGGLDMDAHFFNQEMHPACKASDPELDTFQIALVNLAVKLQMPILGICRGAQVANVALGGSLIQDIPSQMPESDIVHMQKVFSYGTNHNVRFEPGSRLCRMFGESIRINSRHHQSIDVPGKGIRITAWAPDGVVEGAEHESLPIDLVQWHPELLIQKSDDMWPLFSRFISNCQDRFNA; from the coding sequence ATGCCCGTTGTCATCGCCATTGCCGCCAATACAGAGCACAATAAAAATGGCCAAACCATAACCAGCGTTCCTGTGGTTTACAGTCACTGTGTTCAGCAAGCCGGGGCCGTGCCTGTTATCCTGCCGCCCACCGGGGATGAACAGACCGTGGCCTTGATGCTGTCCCGTGTCAGTGGCCTGATTCTTCCCGGTGGCCTGGACATGGACGCCCATTTTTTTAATCAGGAAATGCATCCGGCATGTAAAGCCAGCGATCCGGAGCTTGATACCTTTCAGATCGCTTTGGTGAATCTGGCAGTGAAACTGCAAATGCCGATTCTGGGCATTTGCCGGGGGGCCCAGGTGGCAAACGTGGCTTTAGGCGGTTCCCTGATCCAGGATATCCCAAGCCAAATGCCTGAATCCGATATTGTGCACATGCAGAAGGTGTTCTCCTATGGCACAAACCATAATGTCCGGTTTGAACCAGGTTCTCGGCTGTGCCGCATGTTTGGTGAGTCCATCCGCATCAACTCTCGCCACCACCAATCTATTGATGTCCCGGGCAAAGGCATTCGAATTACGGCATGGGCTCCTGACGGCGTGGTGGAAGGTGCAGAACATGAATCCCTGCCCATTGATCTTGTGCAGTGGCACCCTGAACTGCTTATACAAAAAAGTGATGACATGTGGCCTTTATTCAGCCGATTTATCAGCAATTGCCAAGATAGGTTTAACGCATAA
- a CDS encoding cytochrome c3 family protein — MKRLFLIAVPWFAFAFVLTGVALAEDTEATFELPTGTMTLQAPQDAEHKATLSPVILPHSLHFSYSCQECHHDWDGKSSIKSCGTSGCHENFWAPKPGQADVSENGVKSMVGAYHQVCRDCHRNEADQQKASGSKSIVTGPVACAGCHPDPHSEIENSDEALSIPLGIITIKAPEEVEATRGDVGFPHGLHFQFACKECHHDWDGESEVEACSSCHSETEPSGTRSIKDEENVMYYLAAYHNVCITCHRDTDKKRRAAMAEGINKADLPKSAPVNCNGCHSSSS, encoded by the coding sequence ATGAAACGATTATTTCTCATTGCAGTACCCTGGTTTGCTTTTGCTTTTGTTTTAACGGGCGTTGCCCTTGCTGAGGACACTGAAGCTACATTCGAGCTTCCCACCGGCACCATGACCTTGCAGGCCCCTCAGGATGCCGAACATAAGGCCACACTGTCCCCGGTTATTCTCCCCCATTCCCTTCATTTTTCCTATTCGTGTCAAGAGTGCCATCACGATTGGGACGGAAAAAGTTCCATAAAAAGTTGCGGGACGAGCGGCTGTCATGAAAATTTTTGGGCGCCAAAACCTGGTCAGGCGGATGTATCTGAAAATGGGGTGAAATCCATGGTCGGGGCCTATCACCAGGTCTGCCGTGACTGCCACAGGAATGAGGCCGATCAGCAAAAGGCTTCCGGTTCCAAAAGCATTGTTACAGGTCCTGTTGCCTGCGCCGGATGCCATCCTGATCCCCATTCAGAGATTGAGAACAGTGATGAAGCCCTTTCAATACCCCTTGGTATCATTACCATAAAAGCACCCGAAGAGGTTGAAGCTACAAGGGGTGATGTTGGTTTTCCCCACGGACTTCATTTTCAGTTTGCCTGTAAAGAATGTCACCATGACTGGGATGGGGAAAGCGAAGTTGAGGCATGTTCCTCATGCCACAGTGAAACCGAGCCCTCGGGCACCAGAAGTATCAAGGATGAAGAGAACGTGATGTACTATCTGGCGGCCTACCACAATGTTTGCATAACCTGCCACCGGGATACCGACAAGAAACGCAGGGCAGCAATGGCGGAAGGAATAAACAAAGCGGATCTCCCCAAATCGGCGCCTGTGAATTGTAACGGGTGCCACAGCAGTTCATCTTAA
- the tmk gene encoding dTMP kinase, with protein MEKANKGGFVVFEGIDGAGKTTQVELLCKRLALVGIPVFSTCEPTDGPVGRLIRRMLSGSLPVDQRTIASLFAADRTEHLMNPETGIRQMVDTGTTVVCDRYYFSSYAYHSQYMDMEWVIQVNRLNADILKPDITLFIDVDPQICLKRLQATRKHLEIYEKIDIMKQVRANYLAAFHRLEHQERVAVIDGNDSVENIAKAVWAQVCLVI; from the coding sequence TTGGAAAAAGCGAATAAAGGTGGGTTTGTGGTATTTGAAGGTATTGACGGGGCAGGTAAAACCACCCAGGTGGAACTGCTTTGCAAGCGCCTGGCGTTAGTCGGTATCCCGGTTTTTTCCACATGCGAACCCACCGACGGGCCTGTGGGTCGACTGATCCGAAGGATGTTGTCCGGCAGTCTTCCTGTGGACCAGCGAACCATTGCAAGCCTATTTGCCGCAGATCGTACCGAGCATTTGATGAACCCTGAAACCGGTATCCGACAGATGGTAGATACCGGTACAACAGTGGTGTGTGACAGGTATTATTTTTCTTCCTATGCCTATCACAGCCAGTATATGGATATGGAGTGGGTGATTCAGGTCAATCGACTCAATGCCGATATTTTAAAACCGGATATTACCCTGTTTATTGATGTGGACCCCCAAATCTGCCTGAAACGGCTTCAAGCCACCAGAAAACACCTTGAAATCTATGAAAAAATAGATATCATGAAGCAGGTACGGGCAAATTATTTGGCAGCGTTTCACCGCTTGGAGCACCAGGAGCGCGTGGCTGTGATCGACGGAAATGATTCTGTGGAAAATATAGCAAAAGCGGTCTGGGCGCAAGTCTGCCTTGTAATTTAA
- a CDS encoding DUF3842 family protein, whose product MKKVCVIDGQGGGIGSTVIKRIKERFEESVEVIALGTNAIATAQMLKARANKGASGTNAIVQTVKGADMIIGTVGIIMPHSMMGEVTPQIAEAVSCSQAKKVLLPLTQENIAIVGMVGAPLPQLVDELLDVYFPLS is encoded by the coding sequence ATGAAAAAAGTATGTGTTATCGATGGTCAGGGTGGCGGTATCGGATCAACCGTAATCAAGCGGATCAAAGAACGGTTTGAAGAATCCGTTGAGGTGATTGCCCTTGGCACCAACGCCATTGCCACTGCCCAAATGCTTAAAGCCCGGGCCAATAAGGGCGCTTCCGGCACCAACGCCATTGTGCAGACAGTTAAGGGCGCTGATATGATAATCGGCACGGTGGGGATTATTATGCCCCATTCCATGATGGGAGAGGTGACCCCCCAGATAGCTGAAGCCGTATCATGCTCCCAGGCAAAAAAGGTGCTTTTACCCCTGACCCAGGAGAATATTGCCATTGTCGGGATGGTGGGTGCACCTTTGCCCCAGTTAGTGGACGAATTGTTGGATGTTTATTTTCCCCTGTCATAG
- a CDS encoding CooT family nickel-binding protein, whose amino-acid sequence MCEANAYLVDKSGHESLFLEAVDKVEPEEEGIRLVSIFGEQKFIKGTIDSLSLVDHKVFIKPE is encoded by the coding sequence ATGTGTGAAGCCAATGCATATCTCGTGGACAAGAGTGGACATGAGTCTCTATTTCTGGAGGCTGTGGACAAGGTGGAACCCGAAGAAGAAGGCATCCGCCTGGTGTCTATTTTTGGTGAACAGAAATTTATAAAAGGAACGATTGATTCCCTATCCCTGGTAGACCATAAGGTGTTTATTAAACCTGAATAG
- the gltA gene encoding NADPH-dependent glutamate synthase: MANKKMKVDRVLMPEQDPDIRRRNFMEVPLGLSEEMAITEAKRCLQCKKPACVGGCPVSVSIPEFIKCIADGDFSAAAKKLWERNALPAVCGRVCPQEEQCEGRCVVGKKGKPVAIGYLERFAADWERNNGTGEIPAVADKTGKKVAVIGSGPSGLTVAGDLLIKGHDVTIFEAFHKPGGVLVYGIPEFRLPKEIVASEVATLEKMGANIECNTVIGATVTIEELFTEGYDAAYIGVGAGLPRFMNLRGENLIGIYSANEYLTRTNLMKGYLFPEYDTPIARGKNVVVLGAGNVAMDSARTAMRLGADSVKVVYRRSREEMPARNEELHHAEQEGIEFVLLTNPTQFFGDDNGRLTGMECLKMELGEADASGRRRPMPIEGSEFKIDCDLVVVSVGSNANPLLTNTTPDLALNKWGNIIADPVTGKTSKKGVWAGGDIVTGAATVILAMGAGRAAANSMHDYLTIGW; this comes from the coding sequence ATGGCTAATAAAAAAATGAAAGTTGACCGGGTATTGATGCCTGAACAGGATCCGGATATCAGGCGTAGAAACTTTATGGAAGTTCCCCTAGGTCTTTCCGAAGAGATGGCAATCACCGAAGCCAAACGCTGCCTGCAATGCAAAAAACCTGCCTGCGTGGGAGGATGCCCGGTTTCCGTATCCATACCTGAGTTTATCAAATGCATAGCTGATGGTGATTTTTCCGCTGCGGCCAAAAAACTCTGGGAACGCAATGCACTTCCCGCGGTCTGCGGCAGGGTCTGTCCCCAGGAAGAACAGTGTGAAGGCAGATGCGTTGTCGGCAAAAAAGGCAAACCCGTTGCCATTGGATATCTGGAACGTTTTGCTGCAGACTGGGAGCGTAACAATGGTACAGGGGAAATTCCTGCAGTGGCTGACAAAACCGGCAAAAAAGTGGCGGTTATCGGTTCCGGCCCCTCCGGGCTGACCGTTGCAGGCGACCTTTTAATCAAAGGGCATGATGTTACCATTTTTGAAGCATTTCACAAACCCGGGGGGGTTCTGGTATACGGTATTCCCGAATTCCGTCTACCCAAAGAGATTGTTGCATCGGAAGTGGCTACCCTTGAAAAAATGGGGGCTAACATTGAATGTAATACTGTCATTGGTGCCACTGTTACTATTGAAGAACTGTTTACCGAAGGCTATGACGCAGCATACATCGGCGTGGGCGCGGGGCTTCCCAGATTCATGAACCTGCGCGGTGAGAATCTTATTGGTATTTATTCTGCCAATGAGTACCTGACCCGGACCAACCTTATGAAAGGGTACCTGTTCCCTGAATACGATACTCCCATTGCCCGGGGCAAAAATGTTGTGGTTCTTGGTGCAGGCAACGTGGCCATGGACTCTGCCAGAACGGCCATGCGTTTAGGCGCAGACTCCGTCAAGGTGGTTTACAGACGCTCCAGGGAGGAGATGCCCGCAAGAAACGAAGAACTGCACCATGCAGAACAGGAAGGGATCGAATTTGTCCTGCTGACAAATCCCACCCAGTTCTTCGGTGATGATAACGGAAGGTTAACCGGTATGGAGTGTCTTAAAATGGAACTGGGCGAAGCGGATGCTTCCGGCCGGCGCCGGCCCATGCCCATTGAAGGAAGCGAGTTCAAAATAGACTGTGATCTGGTTGTCGTGTCTGTGGGATCCAACGCCAACCCCCTGCTCACCAATACGACCCCGGACCTGGCGTTAAACAAATGGGGGAATATTATTGCAGACCCCGTCACCGGCAAAACGTCCAAAAAAGGAGTCTGGGCCGGCGGCGACATCGTTACCGGTGCTGCCACGGTCATCCTTGCCATGGGTGCAGGCCGTGCTGCGGCCAACTCCATGCATGATTATCTGACCATTGGCTGGTAA
- a CDS encoding sulfide/dihydroorotate dehydrogenase-like FAD/NAD-binding protein, translated as MAKIVHREELAQGTIILNEIDAPRISRKAKPGQFVILQADETGERIPLTMADTDPEKGTITIIYMVVGKSTARFKDLKVGEEYYALIGPLGAPTHVEKLGKVVCVGGGTGIAVLHPIARALKNAGNEVTAILGSRTYDLLILEEKMREASDTLHICTDDGSMGHHGFVTDILKETIEKEDIALVVAIGPIPMMKFCSLITKEKGVKTMVSLNPIMVDGTGMCGCCRVSVGGKTKFACVDGPEFDGHQVDFDGLAKRLASYIDVEKQSMDAYNKCKCNVN; from the coding sequence ATGGCAAAAATAGTGCATCGTGAGGAATTGGCCCAAGGGACAATTATCCTCAACGAAATAGACGCGCCCCGCATCTCCAGAAAGGCCAAACCTGGCCAGTTTGTCATTCTTCAGGCAGACGAAACTGGCGAACGCATACCTTTGACCATGGCGGATACGGATCCTGAAAAAGGTACCATTACAATCATTTACATGGTTGTCGGCAAATCCACGGCTCGATTCAAGGATCTTAAGGTCGGCGAAGAATACTATGCGCTCATCGGTCCGTTGGGTGCACCTACCCATGTTGAAAAATTAGGAAAGGTTGTCTGCGTTGGCGGCGGAACCGGTATTGCCGTACTGCATCCCATTGCACGGGCTTTGAAGAATGCCGGCAATGAGGTCACAGCTATTCTGGGTTCCAGGACTTACGACCTGCTCATTCTAGAAGAAAAGATGCGAGAAGCATCAGATACCCTGCATATCTGCACAGATGACGGCTCCATGGGCCATCACGGATTTGTTACAGATATACTCAAAGAGACCATCGAAAAAGAAGACATTGCCCTGGTTGTAGCCATTGGCCCCATTCCCATGATGAAATTCTGCAGCCTGATCACCAAGGAAAAAGGCGTCAAAACCATGGTCAGTCTGAACCCCATCATGGTGGACGGCACGGGTATGTGCGGCTGCTGCCGGGTATCTGTAGGCGGAAAAACAAAGTTTGCCTGTGTAGATGGACCTGAATTTGACGGCCACCAGGTTGATTTTGATGGACTTGCCAAACGACTTGCTTCCTATATAGATGTTGAGAAACAGTCCATGGATGCTTACAACAAATGCAAATGCAATGTTAATTAA
- a CDS encoding phosphoenolpyruvate carboxykinase (GTP) gives MDPLNTLGNISSPDQAEKLFKVKLDSTQSAKMAKIKHPEVLIRIANAIALCRPSKIFINTGSEQDKETIRKIALEKGEELALAMSGHTIHFDLAGEQGRIVDRTYYIAEPQDLVSSLANRMPPEKAAKEIEKHMSGIMENLTMIVGFYMRGPVGSPVANPALELTSSAYISHSAELLYRNAFDNFDREVEQKGYFFTNVHSEGLNRTEDLPHARVFMDRKYQTTYAWKCTYAGNTLLLKKGNHRFAVDKAVYQDRGRELSEHMFITGIGGPGGRTTWCAGAAPSGCGKTTTAMAGNVFIGDDLAQMWIAQDGSIRTINPENGIFGIVEGVNDEGDPLLMKVLRQPGCEVIWSNVLMDEKLKPHWVGNMEPAPEKGINFQGEWHQGKTNEKKELIPISHPNSRCTLASDNLDNFSPEATNPDGVVTRIFTYSGRDADTMPPVWVAKNPDAGVVIGACIVSATTATEVGVTGIKRAPWANAPFIPGALGDYMDAQFKFFNNPDIKKHFKPVMAGLNYFLTHQARGGDSSKLLGEKRDVKVWLAWLERYAHNEVGYLSTPIGNLPCHKDLAELFEQIIDKDYPRSLYDMQFALYTVKIIQRIELQEKAYAKEENFPEKLFEILAVQKTALLNLKEKIGDVIMPDYFENLI, from the coding sequence ATGGATCCTTTAAACACCCTTGGGAACATCAGTTCTCCCGACCAGGCCGAAAAATTATTTAAAGTAAAACTTGACAGCACACAATCAGCAAAAATGGCCAAGATCAAGCACCCTGAGGTACTGATCCGTATCGCCAATGCCATTGCCCTTTGCAGGCCGTCAAAAATATTTATCAATACCGGATCAGAACAAGACAAGGAGACCATCCGTAAAATTGCCCTTGAAAAGGGTGAGGAGCTTGCCCTTGCCATGTCAGGGCACACCATTCATTTTGACCTTGCCGGTGAGCAGGGAAGGATTGTGGACCGCACCTATTATATAGCCGAACCCCAGGACCTGGTATCCAGCCTTGCCAACCGCATGCCCCCTGAAAAAGCCGCAAAAGAGATTGAAAAACACATGTCCGGCATCATGGAAAACCTAACCATGATTGTGGGATTTTACATGAGAGGTCCTGTGGGATCGCCTGTAGCCAATCCGGCCTTGGAACTGACATCCTCAGCCTATATATCCCACAGCGCGGAACTGCTTTACCGAAACGCCTTTGATAATTTTGACCGAGAAGTTGAGCAAAAGGGATATTTTTTCACCAATGTACATTCCGAGGGCTTGAACCGCACCGAGGATCTTCCCCATGCCCGGGTGTTCATGGACCGAAAATACCAGACCACCTATGCCTGGAAATGCACCTATGCCGGCAATACCCTGCTGCTTAAAAAAGGTAATCACAGATTTGCCGTGGACAAAGCAGTCTACCAGGATCGGGGTCGGGAGTTGTCCGAACATATGTTTATTACGGGCATCGGTGGACCAGGGGGGCGGACCACCTGGTGTGCCGGCGCAGCCCCTTCCGGATGTGGAAAAACCACCACGGCCATGGCCGGAAATGTTTTTATAGGCGATGACCTTGCCCAGATGTGGATTGCCCAAGACGGCAGCATTCGCACCATCAACCCGGAAAACGGAATATTCGGGATTGTAGAGGGGGTAAACGATGAAGGAGATCCGCTGTTGATGAAAGTGTTGCGGCAGCCCGGCTGCGAAGTCATCTGGTCAAATGTCCTTATGGACGAAAAGCTTAAACCCCACTGGGTCGGTAATATGGAGCCTGCCCCGGAAAAAGGAATCAACTTCCAGGGTGAATGGCACCAGGGAAAAACCAATGAAAAAAAAGAGCTCATCCCCATCTCTCACCCCAATTCCAGGTGCACTTTGGCCTCGGATAACCTGGATAACTTTTCCCCTGAAGCCACCAATCCGGACGGGGTGGTAACACGGATATTTACATATTCAGGCAGGGACGCGGACACCATGCCGCCGGTATGGGTGGCAAAAAATCCGGATGCCGGGGTGGTCATCGGCGCCTGTATCGTCTCTGCGACAACGGCCACAGAGGTCGGCGTCACAGGCATTAAACGTGCACCTTGGGCCAACGCCCCTTTTATCCCCGGTGCGTTAGGTGACTACATGGATGCCCAGTTCAAATTTTTCAATAATCCGGACATCAAAAAACATTTCAAGCCGGTGATGGCAGGCCTGAACTATTTTTTGACACACCAAGCCAGAGGCGGCGATTCAAGCAAGCTTCTCGGGGAAAAACGGGACGTCAAAGTATGGCTGGCATGGCTGGAAAGATATGCCCATAACGAAGTTGGATACCTGTCCACTCCCATCGGTAACCTGCCTTGCCACAAGGACCTGGCTGAATTGTTCGAGCAAATTATTGATAAGGACTACCCCAGATCCCTTTATGACATGCAGTTTGCTCTGTATACGGTAAAAATTATCCAGCGCATTGAACTTCAGGAAAAGGCATACGCAAAAGAAGAAAATTTTCCGGAAAAACTATTTGAAATCCTGGCAGTACAAAAAACAGCTCTTTTGAACCTGAAGGAAAAAATCGGGGATGTCATCATGCCCGATTATTTTGAAAACCTAATTTGA